ATGGCTGCAGATATATGAAGATGATGGTTCCATAGAAGATGATGACTACCAAAAGGTGGGAAGAGCAGGTACCAAAAGCTTTCTGTCTCCCACAGGCTGACTTGATCATCAAAATAGCCTGGACAATGTACCCATAAGAGACCAGGATGAATGAGACCGGCACTACAAGGAAGAGGACACTAGCCACAAAAAGCCCAACCTCATTGAAAGTGGTGTCCACGCAAGCCAACTTGATGAGCACAGGAACCTCACAGATGAAATGGTCCACTTGATGATGACCACAGAAGGGCAGGTGAAGAGTGAGACTAGACTGTACCAAGCTGGTGGCCATCCCACTGAGCCATGCCATAGAGGCCAGGATCATGCAGAGATGGGGATGCATAAGGACAGTGTAACGAAGGGGACGGCAGACAGCAACATAGCGATCGTAGGACATCACCGTGAGCAAAACACACTCTGTGGAACCCAGTGCAAGGGAAACATAGAGTTGAACAATACAGCCACCATAGGTAATCATTTTCATGGAATCCCTCAAGTTTACCAGGAGCTGGGGAATCACACTGCTGGTGAAGCATAAGTCCAGGAAGGATAGATGAGAAAGGAAGTAATACATTGGCATGTGAAGTTTGGGTTCCAGACGAGATATCAGTATGATGGTTGTATTACCCAAAATTGTTAGTAAATACAAGATCAAGATGATTATAAATAGAGCCTTCTGTAACTG
The window above is part of the Dasypus novemcinctus isolate mDasNov1 chromosome 15, mDasNov1.1.hap2, whole genome shotgun sequence genome. Proteins encoded here:
- the LOC101411587 gene encoding olfactory receptor 2G2-like is translated as MPSFQLCLSILETTSQIGMVRSTHESSLTGFILLGFSDYPQLQKALFIIILILYLLTILGNTTIILISRLEPKLHMPMYYFLSHLSFLDLCFTSSVIPQLLVNLRDSMKMITYGGCIVQLYVSLALGSTECVLLTVMSYDRYVAVCRPLRYTVLMHPHLCMILASMAWLSGMATSLVQSSLTLHLPFCGHHQVDHFICEVPVLIKLACVDTTFNEVGLFVASVLFLVVPVSFILVSYGYIVQAILMIKSACGRQKAFGTCSSHLLVVIIFYGTIIFIYLQPSKSKYKDQGKFVSLFYTVVTPMLNPLIYTLRNKEFKRALKKILGNILCITFT